The genomic interval acttattgaagagactgtatcTCTCCCTTATATATCCTTGTCTCCTTTgacatagattaattgaccataggtgctaggttcatttctgggctttctgtcctgtttGATTTATTggtttatacttctttttttgtgggtgccactaccatactattttgattagtgtagctttgtagtatagtctgaaatcaaggtgcctgattcctccagccccaTTTTGCTTTcataagattgctttggctattcagagtcttttatgtttccatgaaaattttaaaaatccttgttccagttctgtggaaaatgccattggtaatttgacaggtattgcattgaatctgtagattgccttaggtagtatagtcattttgacagtattgattcttctgattcaagaacatggtatatctttccatctgtttatgtcatcttcaatttctttcatcaggatCCAATAGTTTTCAGAgcacaggtcttttgcctccttgtgtgtatgtctgtatgtcttagttgctcagttcagtttagttcagtcactcagtcacatccgactctttgctaccccatggactgcagcacgccaggcctccctgtccatcaccaattcccagagtttactcaaactcctgtctattgagtcagtgatgccatccaaccatctcatcctctgtcgtccctttctcctcctgccttcaatctttcccagcatcagggtcttttcaaatgagtcagctcttcacatcaggtggccaaagtattggagtttcagctttaacatcagtccttccaatgaatatttgggactaatttcctttacaattgactagttggatctccttgcagtccaagtcccacaggagtcttctccaacaccacagttcaaaagcatcaattctttggcgctcagctttctttatagtccaactctcacatccatacatgactactggaaaaaccatagccttgactagacggacctttgttggcaaagtaacgtctctgctttttaatgtactatttgctgctgctgctaagtcgcttcagtcgtttccgactctgtgcgaccccatagacggcagcccgccaggctcccttgtccctgggattctccagcaagaacactggagtgggttgccatttccttttccaatgcatgaaagtaaaaagtgaaagtgaagtcgttcagtcgtgtccaactcttcaataCCCCAtgcgtggactgcagcctaccaggctcctccatccatgggattttccaggcaagagtactggagtggggtgccattaccttccccaatatactatctaggttggtcataactttccttccaaggagtaagcgtcttttaatctcatggctccaatcaccatctacagtgattttggagcccagaaaaaataaagtctctcactgtttccattgtttccctatctatttgccatgaagtgatgggaccagatgccatgatcttagttttctgaatgttgagctttaagccaactttttcattctcctcttttactttcatcaagaggctttttagtttctcttcactttctgccagaaggctggtgtcatctgcataactgaagttattgatatttctcctggcaatcttgattccagcttgtgcttcatccagcccagcatttctcatgatgtactctgcctataaaattaaaagttagttgctcagtcaggttcaactcttgcaatcccatggacttgtagcccaccaggctcctctgtccatgggattctctaggcaagaatactggagtgggttgccatttccttctccaggggatcttcccaacccagggatcaaatccaagtcttgtgcactgcaggcagattctttactgtctgagccaccagggaagcccctttgcctccttaggtaagtttattaataggtattttattctttctgatgcaatggtaaataaaattgtttccttaatttctctttctgatcttttgttgttagtgtatagcaatgcaagagatttctgtgtcctgcaactttaccgaattcattgattagctctagtatttttctggtagcatctttaggattttgtaagtatagtatcatgtcatctgcaaacaatgatagttttacttcccttccaatttggattccttttatttctttttcttctgtgattgctgtggctaggactgtgttgaataaaagtggcaagagtggacatccttgtcttgtttctgatcttggaggaaatgctttcacCTTTCCACTGTTGAGGACAATGTTAGCTTTGGGTTTGTTATGTAGAGTTATGTAAGttccctctgtgcccactttTTGACGagagttttttttaaaccacagatgggtgttgaattttgtcaaaagctttttctgcatcttttgagatgatcatatgctttttatccttcaattttttcatgtggtgtatcacactgattgttttgcatttattgaaaagtctttgcatccctgggataaatcccacttggtcatgatgtatggtccttttaatatgttgttggattcagtttgctagtattttgttaaagatttttgcatctatgttcatcagtgatattgccctgtagttttcttttctttttttgtttggtatctttgtctggttttgatatcagagtgatggtggccccatagaatgattttggaagtattccttcctctgccattttttggaatagtttcggAAGgacaggtgttaactcttctctagaTGTTTGCTAGTAttcgcctgtgaagccatctggtcctggacttttgtttttggaagtttcttaatcatggtttcaatttcagtacttgtgattggtctgtttttatatttttctatttcttcctggttcagtcttggaagattgttcCTATCTATGAATTTGTCCGTTTCTTCTAGGTTTCCCATTGTATTGgcatagttgcttgtagtagcctcttacgatcctttgtatttctgtcatGTCAGGGGATGTTTTAAGAAAGGGGACCATAAGCAGGATGGACAAAAACCTCTTTTGTTCTGTGTCTGTGTCCCAGGTGACCATGGAGGCTGGCGGCCTCCCCCTGGAGCTGTGGCGTATGATCTTGGCCTACCTGCCCCTTCCCGACCTGGGCCGCTGCAGCCTGGTGTGCAGGGCCTGGCGTGAACTGATCCTTAGTCTCGACAGGACTCGCTGGCGGCAGCTGTATCTGGGCTGTGCTGAGTGCCGCCACCCCAACTGGCCCAACCAGCCTGATGTGGAGCCTGAGTCTTGGAGGGAGGCCTTCAAGCAGCATTACCTTGCCTCCAAGACCTGGACCAAGAACGCTGCCATCTTGGAGACCTCTGTCTGCTTTTCTCTATTTCGCCGGAGGAGGATGCGCCGGACCCTGAGTGTCGGGCCAGGCCATGAGTTTCACAGCCTAGGCAGTGCCCTGGCCATGTCCAGCCTGTTTGACCGAATCCTGCTGTTCCCAGGTCTGCATGAAGAGCAAGGTGAAATCATCCTGAAGGTGCCTGTGGAGATTGTAGGCCACGGGAAGCTAGGTGAAGTGGCCCTGCTGGCCAGCATTGACCAGCAGTGCTCTACCACACGCCTGTGTAACCTTGTCTTCATGCCAGCCTGGTTCTCACCCTTCATGTTTAAGGTGGGTGTCGACATCCGATGCATGGCCTCTCCCAGCCTGACCCTGAGTCTTGGCCTCTTCTCGGTGGGTTTGTAACCCCTTTTTTGTTGGAATTGAGAGTTCAGTCATTATTCCTATAACACAGTCCTCTGAGTTCTACACCAGTTGAGAAGGAGGCACGGGGATCAGTAAAGATCTACATTCTGCTTTGTTCCCTCACTGGAGGTCAAAATTGCCTTGTACTTCTTCCCTTCCAAACTGGACCAACTGGGGCCACAGGTACAGCAGCCAGGTGGGAAAGCCAGGTTCTAGGAGCATGCCGCATGGTGACAGGCAACATTCCCAGAGAGATGGCCAAAGAGGGGACGCTCTGCAGGCCAGGGACCTTCAGCACATTAGCCCCACTCTGGGGAGGGTCAGGGAAGGTCTGGCTTTTGCCAAGAGTGACTGGAGAGAGAGTCGGAAAATATCAGAACAACATATTCCTTCTAGGAACAGAGCAGTTGTTTCCAGAGACAAGCACGGTAGCTTTTGGTAGCTCCTGGCAGAACAGTCTGCAGCTGTTACCTTGCTTAGAAACTGGTTACAGTGCATGGATTTTGTACCTTGTCAACAAAACTACACCACCACTATTCTACCAGTAACAACCAGATTATCTGTCAGGTTCATAATGATATTTGTGCCACCGGTCATTTACGATGCACTTACTGGGTGCCAGGCATGTCCTTACAGCATGATTAAGATGGGTAGTGTCAGCTGGCTTTATAGACAAGCGAACGGAGCCTCAGCAAGGGTCTCAGACTTTGTAAGGGACAGAACCAGGGTTCAAAACCTGTAATCATAATATAGGTGACTTTGCATCAGTGGTCTCACAACAATCTTGTGGTAGACAGAGGAGATGTGtccccattctgcagatgaggggcactgaggctcagagacactgAATAACTTTCTCAAGTGGATAATTAGGTTAGACCTCAAATCTAGGCCTTTGAGCCTAAGCACTTTTGAAATTACATTGTACTGTCTTCCTTGAAGCTTGAAAGGCTGCTTGCTAATTAGACCTAGAAGATTTCAGAAGGACTGATGAGGTCTTCCACTGCTGATCTACAGACCCAGAAGAATCGTTCATTTCCATACCCTTCACATTTCATAGACATTTATTCTTGGAGTAAGATGTTCATTTCAGCCTCTGCTTCCCCCTCATCAATGTAGCCACAGATCTTCAAGGGGTAGGTCTTGGCCATAGATGTCTTTGTAGCTCAGCCcacttcctgcctcagggcttgGCATATATTAGTGCTCAGTCCATGATTGTCTTTTAACTAACAACAGGACAAGGGGCCAGAATCACCCTGCCTGAAAAAATGCCAAGGCCAGGGTGATTTCACAGCTGTTTTATATGACTTTTGAGGAGAACCCTGGCAGTGGCTTTGCATCTCTAGAGAGCCAGTGTTTTTCTACAGAGAGGACCAAGTAAGAGAAAATGGACTTAAATTGCATCAAGAAAAAGTTAGGTTAGCCTAGGGAAGAACTAGACAGGTTGAGGGGAGTTAAGTTCTGGAACAAGCTCTCAAGGGAGATCACTGCTGGAGAATGTAAAATTGTCCAAGGATTACTGAACAGGATCATGGGACACTCCCTCCTTTTATGGTTCAAATACATCTCATGGAACTTGGTGTGAAATCCAGAAACAGTTCTTCTTCAGAAATACAGAGCAGCCAGGCCTCACTGTCAGGCCTGCAGAGCTGAGGGCTCAAGTAAGTTGTGCTGTGGGGCTCAGCACTCCCCTGCCCCAGAGGACTCTGCTCTCCATGGTGATAATAGCTGGCTTTTCTCACATGCCATCTTTGTGCCTGGCTCCATGCCTGGTGCTTTGTTAGCTTGTGAGCCCGGTACTGtagacagagaaactgaggcttggagcaGTGACATGTCGGCCTGAGGTTACACCCTTgggagaggcagagctgggagctgggcCCTGCAGCCAGACCTCAGAGCCCCGCGCTCTTTAGCCTCTGTGCTGCGGGCTGTGGCAAGCCTGCTGTCTCCAGCTCTAGTTGTGCACCAGCTTTAGTTCCCACGCAGACTCCCAGCACCTGTGTCGGGGCCTCCCACTGCTGGCACAGCCCCTCCTGGCCACCTTGGCCTCTGTCAGCCCTCCCACTTCACCGGCTCCGTCCTGAGTCCAGACACTAGGGTGGCCTCTGacgagctgcagtccacaggctcaGGGGAGGCTGGCTTGCAGGGCCAAGGGAAGATGACAGTGAAGGGAGAGTGCTTTGGAGGGTGAGACCCAGAGAAGTGCCACGTGATGGGACACAGTCTCTGTGAAACTGAGGCACCACGTGGGACCCTTACCCATCAGAGGGCTTGGTAAAGTTGGGCTTGCATCCCAGCCAGCTCCTGGGTCTGTGGAAATTGGAAGCTTCCCCATCATTTCTAATCATCCCTAGAGTGATAGTTTCCTGGTTCATCTCCAGTATTAACATGTGTCAATTCCATTTCCCCCATCCCTCTGAGCATTCAGCATCTTCCCCCTTCTGCAGGTCACCCCCACACTCCTTATTCTAAGTGCTTCATGAGCATTGGTAGCATTTATTTGAGATTTGGGGAGTTGGGGAAGGGCCCTGCTGCAGAGTGAACTTCTCTGCCGTTCTCCATCTCCACTCTTGCCCCCGCCCTTTGGGactggagggagagaagggcaggCAGCTTCCTTCATGCAGAGCAGCTCCCAGTTCCTCCGGAGCTGGCAGACATGCACCCTGTGGGGAAGGGAACGTGACCAGCAGGACAGAAGGCCTCTCGAGGTGCCACCCCCTCTGGAGCAGTCAGAGCTCTGACAAGCAAAACAGATCTTATCCCTGTTACACACACTATCTCTCGCTCTCTCATCTCCCAGACAACTTCAGGTCACGTCCAGTTTGACAACTGCAACTTCGAGAATGGGCACATCCAGGTCCACGGCCCAGGCACCTGCCAAGTGAAGTTTTGCTCCTTCAAGAACACTCATGTCTTTCTGCACAACGTGCCCCTGTGTGTCCTGGAAAACTGTGAATTCGTGGGCAGTGAAAACAACTCGGTGACTGTCGAGGGCCACCCATCCTCAGAGAACAACTGGGCCTACACGCACCTCTTAGGGCTCATCAGGTCCTCTCCCGGCGTGCTCCCCACCGAGGACTCGGACTCTTTAATGTCCCTTGACCTGGAGAGCAGGGACCAGGCCTGGAGCCCGAGGACCTGTGGCATTGTCATTGAAGGCAGCCAGAGCCCCACTAGCCCAACCACCGGCTCCCCCAGGGCTGGCTCACAGGAGGCAGAGGTGGGCAGCAATGGGGAAAGGGTGGCCCGGACCCCAGACAGCAGCGATGGAGGCCTGAGTCCCAGTGGTGAGGACGAGGACGAGGACCAGCTCACGTACAGACTGTCCTACCAAGTGCAGGGCCCACGGCCAGTCCTGGGGGGCTCTTTTTTGGGCCCACCACTGCCTGGAGCCTCCATCCAGCTGCCCAGCTGCCTGGTGCTGAACTCCCTGCAGCAGGAGCTgcagaaggacagggaggccatggCACTGGCCAGCTCCGTGCAGGGCTGCCTCATCCGCAAGTGCCTCTTCCGGGACGGCAAGGGAGGTGTCTTTGTTTGCTCTTATGGCCGAGCCAAGATGGAAGGAAACATCTTCCGGAACCTGACTTATGCGGTGCGGTGTATACATAATAGCAAGGTGCTGTCATAGGCTTACTGTGCAGACCCATGAGGCCTCACTGGGTCACCAGGAACATGATTTTTGAGTGGTGagagggcttcagtggttgtatGCTGGAGGGCTTGGATAGAGCTAGTCTGTATTTTCTAAAAGTCATCATCTCTTAAGCTTATAATACACACTTGCCTCATGTCCATCATCTGACTTGAATGAGGCAGAGCTGTCCTGGTAAGGAGTTTCTGGTATCCGCATTCATCCTTAGTCTTGGGTAGGTGTGTCCATGGGTTTAGGACCTTGGCAGTGGGCCCTCTACAGTGGTCCTGCCTCACCTCATGCACTAGGAGGGGAATTCTAACCCTCAATACCAAAACATTTTCTTCCCACATCCCTGAGGGATAAAGGgtttattgtttttctgtcttccaCCACCCCCCCCATGAGAGCCACGGGGTTTGCAGCTCTTCACCCAACTGCTTGAAGCTTGTTCTCTGGGAAAATTAGGGGGGAAATCCAAGAGGGGCTTAGTgctttttccaaagtgactgttcTTTCCCGCCAAGTGCCCAGCAGAAGGGAGGCATCTCTGGCCTCTTGTCCGGCCCTCAGCCTTTCTCCATGAGCAGCTGGCGTGGTCTGTGGAGAAGTAAATAGATGCAGCTACTCCCGGGGCTTCTGTGCTCTTACTGATTCACACTTGGCTTTTAACAAGTTGTGAAAACAGTTACCCAAACCCTTCTTTCTGGCTAGCATGGCACCTGTGTCTTTTCAAACAAGCAGGTAGTCCCATCTCATGTCCTTGGAGGTGCCTTTTTCCCTTAGGTTCCAGGCTCGTTGGTGGTCCTGCAACCTCAGCTCTCATGGATTCAGAGATTCTTCTTGTGGGAGCAATACTCTTTCTAACTTTCTCCATCATAAGCAGAAAGCATCTCCTTGAAATTGTACTTGCATTACACTTTACCCCTCCCAGGACTTAACTCTAATGTAATATATTGTTTACTGTTAGTACACAATTTGCCTTCACATACTATATTGTATTATTaatacacagttttaaaaaaacatacattttaagtttttatataattattaaatataaaaagaaagtgtAAGTGGCAGTACGCCCTCTTACTAAGCTGTGTGCCGGCTTATGGTGTCTTGTTTTAAAGAGGCTTCCCTATCCCTATACCAACGTTTCTAACTGTCTCTTAGTTTGGAATTCCAGTGGGTTTTCCACCCCAAGATAATACATTAAGAGAGATGCAGAGTGGGCAAGAATGGGTATTTGTCTTACAAGTAAAAAGCCAAAGGGAAGGTGGGCAAGGAGCGCCTGTGAGTTACCTTACCCTCTAGCACTTCCTTAGGCAGGTGAAGTCCAGCAGAAGTGCCTATGGGATTGGCACTTGGTTCCATTTAAAGTAGCTGTGCCCTCAGACCTCTGGGGAACTCTTCACGTGGAGTTAGCAGCCTGCCTAATCCTATCTCATCTAAGCATCACTTCCATCCTGCTCTGAGGCTGGGGATGTGGAGCCAAGGGCCAAGCTTCCATCCAGGgtttagtgaaggacaggtatgAGGTTGGTACAGAGGCTGCAGGTCCAAACCGGGAAGGGTGTCGAGATGCTCCCTCCTTGTGAGTACGTGGCGAGAGCAGCTGAGCTGGAGTCAGGCAGATCTGCACAGACCAGACAGGAAGGAGGAAACCCAGGTGCCCCTGagcaggttttaaaaaatagcctTTGTGACCAGAAAATGAATGGCTGTTTCTTCTCTGCCTAGATCATCATGCTCAGGAACCACATTCACCACTGCAGAGCATCGGGCATCTTTCTTCGGTTGGAGGGTGGAGGCCTGATCGCTGGCAACAACATCTGCCACAATGCAGAGGCTGGCGTGGACATCCGGAAGAAGTCCAACCCTCTCATTCTGGTACTTCCTCCGTCTTGGTGCCCCTTTCAGGGTGGCTCATAGTTCTCAGAAACCTTTTCTAGGATGTCTAAGCAAATGCTACCATTTTAAATTCCTGTTGCTTCCTGCTTTTAAGTCATTCCTGTCCTTTCCTCTGTGGGTCCTTGTGACTCTGGTCTCTTCCTCCATGTGTTGAAGGTGACTTTGGATAAATCACATCCCTGAAGTCTCCCCCAGCAAGGATGAGGACCCTGCAGACAGGGAAGTTCACAGGGCCTTCCTTCCTGCAGCCCTGATATGCTCTTGTGGGTTTTGAGTTCAGTAAGAATAAAGATATGATGTCTGCCCTGAAAAACACTTGGTTACCCTGGTGAGTCTGCCAAATCCTTCAGGGGAAAATCTGGAAACCAGTAAGAATAGGAGCTCCTGCAGCAGGAAACACTTTAAAGCAAACTTGAACTTTGTTTTTGTGAAATAGTTTTGGAAAAGAAACAGCTAGCTTCTTGGTTTAAATATATGATTGTATTTAGGGTGTAAATTAGAAGAGTGaaacaattataatttattataaccTAAGATTTTAACCACCATGCAAAAGGCAACTAACTGGGAAACAGAAAAGCTAGGTTTCAGATCCAGCTCTGCCACAAATGTACTGTATGACCCTGGGCCTCTTTCCCCGTTTgcacagaggagtttggcagaaATACCTCCAAAGGTCCTTGTAGCTCGTATACCTTCTGGTGGCCTCCTGCCTCATGGGAAACCTAAGCTCCCTGGGGCTACACCTTCCACagtccccctcccttccctgggtGGTCCCTGAGGCCTGTGCTTAGTCAGTGTTACCACATATTGGGGCTCCGCCCCCGGGTCCCTGGGGTAATGTGGCCTTGATAATGATCATGCTCTTTGGAGGCTCAGAAATTTTCAGTACTGTGCATTGTAGATGAAAGCAAGAGCCCTCAGCATTAAGTGTCAGGATGTAACTATTAATACATCCCAAGAGTCTGGGTGGGGTAGACTCCTCTCTCGGGAGTCTCTCTGACAGGTATCCATGTGTGCACCTGTGCAGAGAGGGCAGGGCCACGCCCGGTCCATTCACTTTGTTTTGTGCTTGGGATCCTGCAGTGACGTGTTTTCCTCTGCTGACGCATCCTGGCCCTGCGTGGGGCAGCACTGAGCCCTCTGCTGCTCACCGGCATGTCTGATCTGCCTTCTGTGGTGTCTCCTGTTCACCTGCAGTGTAACCAGATCCACCACGGCCTTCGCTCCGGCATTGTTGTCCTTGGCAATGGGAAAGGCATCATCCGGAACAATCAAATCTTTTCAAACAAGGAGGCTGGCATTTACATCCTGTACCACGGAAATCCAGTCGTGAGGTATGTATGTGCCTCTGTACTCAGACCATCCTGCTCACCCATggtccctttcttcctctttcatcgCTGCTTCCCTGCTTCCTGTCTTTGCTTCGTTTGAAACCATTTTTGTTTACTAAAACAACTGTATACATGCAAGCAGAGAAGAGACAGGCTTCACCCACAATCCCACCTCAGTAACACAGCCTTCTGTGTTATATTATCTGTATTCTGTGCTTTTGTGTCTGTGTTCCCTTCCAGTTAATTATGTGGGGCCATTCTATTCAGCAGGCATTATTGGGCACTTCTAATAATGATAACAAAGGTAAACCAGGTAGATTCTGCTCCCTTGGAGCTTACTCTAGTCTGGAGGAAGACATGTGTGTCCAGAAATAATGCTAAGATAGGAGTGGCATAGAGGTTTCAACTCACTTGACAACTCTGATCGGTTGTTAGTGGCTACCTGGGATGCTGTATTAAGATTGGAGGCTACATCTGACCTCAGCACGGAAGCATGCCGTGATCCATCACTGGTATAAGCTGTAGGTAGTGGGGCTGCGGATCTGCCCTCCCACCCATCATGTGGTGCAGGCTGTGATAAATGCTGTCAAAGTGGTACCGAGAGGGGGAGTTATTCTGATGAGGGGACTGTGGGGAGCCTCATTTGGGAGCTGGCATTGGGGTTAAGACTTTGAAATACGGGTAGGACTTGGCCTCTCATGGAACTGGGGAGTAGACactcctagagaaggaagtggtgtGAGCAGAGGCAGCTGAACATAGCAGAGTCAGGGAGCACACAGTCCTCTGGGGCTTGAGAAAAAGTCTCACACAAGTTGTGACATTGCTGTAAAACATCTCAAGTTGGGACTGTCCCAGATCATCTTGggtcctgtggtcactgcagcCTGAGTGTTTATATCCCCGTGGCAGTCCATCTCTGCCGGGAAGTGTGCTAGAAAGCCTTGGGCCAGATGAGGAAGGCTTTATGTAGTCCAGTGGGAAAGGTGGAGTTTATTCTGTCTAGATAAGGGGGGATCACTAAAGGTTTTGAGTGGAAGACTCACATGTTATGTCTGCGCTTTACAAAAATAACTGGAATTACTGTGCAGCAAATATAGTCTGAGAGTTTTCCCCTGCATTATCCTGTGTGTACTTTTCCATGTTGTTGAAGGATCTTATATTTATCACTTTGGTCAGTTTCAGAACATTCCTCATTTTTGAACCAGTCCTATTACTGTTAGGCTTCTATTTTTTCACTATTGTAGGCAGcttggttttgtttgttgtttagtcactaagttatgtccgactcttttgcgaccccatggactgtagcccaccaggctcctctgtccatgggatttcccaggcaagaatactggagtgggttgccatttccttctccaacaggcaGCTTACTAAAAACAATTAGTGATCACATGATTATGGAGCTGTTTTCCCATCTTTTACATTATTGCCTTAAGATAAGAGTATGGGTTTGCATGTGTGCATATTATTCATTAAACACACATTTAGGTGTTTACTCCATCTAAGGGGGTTAGCAGTATAAAGGATGTATGAACAGTCTCTGCTCTGTGAAGTGTTTGGTGTCATTCTGCAGATGGGAGCTGTAAGGGAAGGACCCACTAAAGTGAGCATTTTTATACGTCTTCATGCAAGTGCAGAAGGAAACCAGTCATGATT from Bos mutus isolate GX-2022 chromosome 8, NWIPB_WYAK_1.1, whole genome shotgun sequence carries:
- the FBXO10 gene encoding F-box only protein 10 isoform X2, which produces MEAGGLPLELWRMILAYLPLPDLGRCSLVCRAWRELILSLDRTRWRQLYLGCAECRHPNWPNQPDVEPESWREAFKQHYLASKTWTKNAAILETSVCFSLFRRRRMRRTLSVGPGHEFHSLGSALAMSSLFDRILLFPGLHEEQGEIILKVPVEIVGHGKLGEVALLASIDQQCSTTRLCNLVFMPAWFSPFMFKTTSGHVQFDNCNFENGHIQVHGPGTCQVKFCSFKNTHVFLHNVPLCVLENCEFVGSENNSVTVEGHPSSENNWAYTHLLGLIRSSPGVLPTEDSDSLMSLDLESRDQAWSPRTCGIVIEGSQSPTSPTTGSPRAGSQEAEVGSNGERVARTPDSSDGGLSPSGEDEDEDQLTYRLSYQVQGPRPVLGGSFLGPPLPGASIQLPSCLVLNSLQQELQKDREAMALASSVQGCLIRKCLFRDGKGGVFVCSYGRAKMEGNIFRNLTYAVRCIHNSKIIMLRNHIHHCRASGIFLRLEGGGLIAGNNICHNAEAGVDIRKKSNPLILCNQIHHGLRSGIVVLGNGKGIIRNNQIFSNKEAGIYILYHGNPVVSRNHIFKGHAAGIAVNENGRGLITANKGCGVWMMASSLPHVTSNHVSYNGLYGVAVFSQKDGSGEFPGGHGAQENFSEDGDAILWETELEKDDDPLRRPITIALVESNSVNHNGASGLYIQSSEALHIVTNVIHANRVRGITVAQSSQLTRVANNSISCNRQSGVKIEAQCKVELRGNGIYDNRGHGVITKGDSTVMENDIIGNRGSGLQLLPMSDTKVIKNRIHSFRASGIAVQGHAKALVQENTIFQGRTNKTIFQQSSTNQDCIIQNNRFLVFKKSDTWRLANPPARPHLENSLRGPSAAHGGQKVTAMATRITAHVEGGYHSKRSIFCTIL
- the FBXO10 gene encoding F-box only protein 10 isoform X1 codes for the protein MEAGGLPLELWRMILAYLPLPDLGRCSLVCRAWRELILSLDRTRWRQLYLGCAECRHPNWPNQPDVEPESWREAFKQHYLASKTWTKNAAILETSVCFSLFRRRRMRRTLSVGPGHEFHSLGSALAMSSLFDRILLFPGLHEEQGEIILKVPVEIVGHGKLGEVALLASIDQQCSTTRLCNLVFMPAWFSPFMFKTTSGHVQFDNCNFENGHIQVHGPGTCQVKFCSFKNTHVFLHNVPLCVLENCEFVGSENNSVTVEGHPSSENNWAYTHLLGLIRSSPGVLPTEDSDSLMSLDLESRDQAWSPRTCGIVIEGSQSPTSPTTGSPRAGSQEAEVGSNGERVARTPDSSDGGLSPSGEDEDEDQLTYRLSYQVQGPRPVLGGSFLGPPLPGASIQLPSCLVLNSLQQELQKDREAMALASSVQGCLIRKCLFRDGKGGVFVCSYGRAKMEGNIFRNLTYAVRCIHNSKIIMLRNHIHHCRASGIFLRLEGGGLIAGNNICHNAEAGVDIRKKSNPLILCNQIHHGLRSGIVVLGNGKGIIRNNQIFSNKEAGIYILYHGNPVVSRNHIFKGHAAGIAVNENGRGLITENVIRENQWGGVDIRRGGVPILRSNLICFGYSDGVVVGDEGKGLLEGNTIYANKGCGVWMMASSLPHVTSNHVSYNGLYGVAVFSQKDGSGEFPGGHGAQENFSEDGDAILWETELEKDDDPLRRPITIALVESNSVNHNGASGLYIQSSEALHIVTNVIHANRVRGITVAQSSQLTRVANNSISCNRQSGVKIEAQCKVELRGNGIYDNRGHGVITKGDSTVMENDIIGNRGSGLQLLPMSDTKVIKNRIHSFRASGIAVQGHAKALVQENTIFQGRTNKTIFQQSSTNQDCIIQNNRFLVFKKSDTWRLANPPARPHLENSLRGPSAAHGGQKVTAMATRITAHVEGGYHSKRSIFCTIL